The following proteins are co-located in the Sandaracinaceae bacterium genome:
- a CDS encoding FIST N-terminal domain-containing protein → MGTICGSGSATAADTVEAVEQAIDDARPRLGETRPTLGLLFVSPVHDLARALRAARKRLAGIDWLGCTTAGEITELGLTQGGVSTFLIGWGDASHRLDAVRPLQGAANGIAKELAARCAALLEGERGAGRTHLASLLLGDGLHPGFEALIAEIRRVVPGHQTLVGAGAGDDGALARTFVGTFVGTGESALEGGVTALHVASSRGWGVGIGQGVTPSSDRMTVTRSVGNVVYELDEQPALAVFAEYARARGDAFDPAAPGAYLVQNELGIYFFDDIVRVRAGIGLTADGGVRYAGEVPEGASVAVVRGEPLGLIAAARGAAERARAALDGPAAGVLLFSCVTRGTILGERYPEEIRAIVDVFGRGVPLAGFLSYGEVARVKDKLDGYHNHTVVVAAIPE, encoded by the coding sequence ATGGGTACGATCTGTGGGAGCGGGAGCGCGACGGCGGCCGACACCGTCGAGGCGGTCGAGCAGGCGATCGACGACGCGCGCCCTCGGCTCGGTGAGACCCGCCCCACGCTCGGGCTGCTCTTCGTCTCCCCGGTCCACGATCTGGCGCGCGCGCTCCGTGCGGCGCGCAAGCGGCTGGCCGGGATCGACTGGCTCGGGTGCACCACGGCGGGGGAGATCACCGAGCTGGGGCTCACCCAGGGTGGGGTCTCGACCTTTCTGATCGGCTGGGGGGACGCGTCCCATCGGCTCGACGCGGTGCGGCCGCTGCAGGGGGCCGCCAACGGGATCGCCAAAGAGCTCGCGGCCCGGTGCGCGGCGCTGCTCGAGGGCGAGCGCGGCGCTGGCCGCACGCACCTGGCGTCGCTGCTCCTCGGAGACGGCCTCCACCCCGGGTTCGAGGCCCTCATCGCCGAGATCCGTCGCGTCGTCCCAGGCCACCAGACCCTCGTCGGCGCGGGCGCGGGCGATGACGGCGCGCTCGCCCGGACGTTCGTGGGGACGTTCGTGGGGACGGGGGAGTCCGCCCTGGAGGGTGGGGTGACCGCGCTCCACGTGGCCTCCAGTCGCGGCTGGGGGGTGGGCATCGGGCAGGGCGTGACGCCGTCGTCCGATCGCATGACCGTGACGCGGTCGGTCGGCAACGTGGTGTACGAGCTCGACGAGCAGCCGGCGCTCGCGGTGTTCGCGGAGTACGCGCGGGCCCGCGGTGACGCCTTCGACCCGGCCGCCCCGGGCGCCTATCTCGTCCAGAACGAGCTCGGGATCTACTTCTTCGACGACATCGTGCGCGTCCGCGCCGGCATCGGGCTCACCGCCGACGGCGGGGTTCGCTACGCGGGGGAGGTGCCCGAGGGGGCGAGCGTGGCCGTCGTCCGGGGGGAGCCGCTCGGGCTGATCGCGGCCGCGCGCGGAGCCGCGGAGCGAGCCCGCGCGGCGCTCGACGGGCCCGCCGCGGGCGTGCTGCTCTTCAGCTGCGTCACGCGGGGGACGATCCTCGGCGAGCGCTACCCCGAGGAGATCCGCGCCATCGTCGACGTGTTCGGGCGCGGGGTGCCGCTGGCCGGCTTCCTCAGCTACGGCGAGGTGGCGCGGGTGAAGGACAAGCTCGACGGCTACCACAACCACACGGTCGTGGTCGCCGCGATCCCCGAGTGA
- the hxsA4 gene encoding His-Xaa-Ser repeat protein HxsA4 yields the protein MAEDQNQSDDLEELPSFTRDAAGVLDADQREISERARANADENGFAPGDGTAPPGQHCSHGSHGSHGSHGSHGSHGSHGSHGSHGSHGSHGSHGSHGSHGSHGSW from the coding sequence ATGGCCGAGGACCAGAACCAGTCGGACGACCTCGAGGAGCTGCCGAGCTTCACGCGTGACGCTGCGGGCGTGCTCGACGCGGACCAGCGAGAGATCTCCGAGCGGGCTCGCGCCAACGCGGACGAGAACGGCTTCGCGCCGGGCGACGGAACCGCACCTCCCGGCCAGCACTGCTCGCACGGCAGCCACGGCTCGCACGGCAGCCATGGCAGCCACGGCTCGCACGGCAGCCACGGCAGCCACGGCTCGCATGGCAGTCACGGCAGCCACGGCAGCCACGGGTCGCACGGCAGCCACGGCAGCCACGGCAGCTGGTGA
- the hxsC4 gene encoding radical SAM protein HxsC4: MSAGAPDARTDIRERIAEKRERVHVLTGQVCNNNCIFCMEEDREGRKVTNARTDDALVRWILEQNPGAEEICFTSGEPTTNPSLPKWTKMAKDAGARRVSVMTNGRALSYDRYTRKLLAAGMRRFYVSIHGHTEKLHEGLTRTPGSFAQTVDGIRTVARYLPRGVELHTSTVVTKRNLPEIGDIYRFLRGLGVQQVVFNVMQANGRADTYFEKIFPRYTDIAAQARAFVAEQRERESRVMAFFVDIPLCTTEGLPDFNRGYVESYAHYEPPDLGSHDVTLRAEREGPRTGPDGDLVQIRRADLDAEVRVKRDACRDCKYDSVCEGVWANYLSRFGWDEMAPVT, translated from the coding sequence GTGAGCGCCGGCGCGCCCGACGCGCGGACGGACATCCGCGAGCGCATCGCGGAGAAGCGCGAGCGCGTCCACGTGCTCACCGGGCAGGTGTGCAACAACAACTGCATCTTCTGCATGGAGGAGGACCGCGAGGGCCGGAAGGTCACCAACGCGCGCACCGACGACGCGCTCGTCCGCTGGATCCTCGAGCAGAACCCGGGCGCGGAGGAGATCTGCTTCACGAGCGGCGAGCCGACGACGAATCCGTCGCTGCCCAAGTGGACCAAGATGGCCAAGGACGCGGGCGCGCGTCGGGTGAGCGTGATGACCAACGGCCGGGCGCTGAGCTACGACCGCTACACGCGGAAGCTGCTCGCGGCCGGGATGCGCCGCTTCTACGTCAGCATCCACGGCCACACGGAGAAGCTCCACGAGGGGCTGACCCGCACCCCCGGCTCGTTCGCGCAGACCGTCGACGGGATCCGCACCGTGGCCCGCTACCTGCCGCGCGGGGTCGAGCTGCACACGTCGACCGTGGTCACCAAGCGCAACCTGCCGGAGATCGGCGACATCTACCGCTTCCTGCGCGGGCTCGGGGTCCAGCAGGTGGTCTTCAACGTGATGCAGGCCAACGGCCGCGCCGACACGTACTTCGAGAAGATCTTCCCTCGGTACACGGACATCGCCGCGCAGGCGCGCGCGTTCGTGGCCGAGCAGCGTGAGCGCGAGTCGCGGGTGATGGCGTTCTTCGTCGACATCCCGCTCTGCACGACCGAAGGCCTGCCCGACTTCAACCGGGGCTACGTCGAGAGCTACGCCCACTACGAGCCGCCGGACCTCGGCAGCCACGACGTCACGCTCCGCGCCGAGCGAGAGGGGCCGCGCACCGGGCCGGACGGGGACCTCGTGCAGATCCGCCGCGCCGACCTCGACGCGGAGGTGCGGGTCAAACGCGACGCCTGCCGCGACTGCAAGTACGACTCCGTGTGCGAGGGCGTCTGGGCCAACTACCTCTCGCGCTTCGGCTGGGACGAGATGGCGCCCGTCACGTAG